The sequence AATGTGTGCCCCAGTACAAACGGTTGCTGAGTATCTGAATGCTCACGCTTTATGGTTTACCCGTTGTGCTGAACCGATGAAGGTGCAACCTTTGGGAGAAAATGGTTATGCTTTGATTATTGGCAAATTTGGCGCTTTTGGTTATGACGTAGAGCCGAAAGTTGGTTTGGAACTTTTACCGCCAGATTCGGGTATTTACCGCATTCGCACTATCCCTATTCCTGATTATCATCCACCTGGTTATGATGTGGACTATCGAGCATCTCTACAGTTACTTGAGTGTGGGGATGAGGTGACACGAGTGGAATGGGAATTAGATTTGGTGGTTGATATTCACTTTCCTCGGTTTATTCACCGATTACCCAAGTCTTTAATTCAATCTACAGGCGATCGCTTACTTAATCAAATCGTCCGTCAAGTCTCTCGGCGCTTAACACGCAAAGTCCAAGAGGATTTTATTCAATCTTTGGGATTAGCTGCTCAAGACGGTTTGCAAAGAAAGAAGTAAGTTTGGGTTCTAATGTCAAGAGTCAAGGGTCACATTTTTTGACTCTTGACTCTTAATTTTTGGCTTATAACTATGCGTTAGTCAGAATTCTTTGAACAATCTGCACCCCGGTGACGGCTTGCCAAGTAAAAAGCCCTAAAAGTGTGAAATTAAGCAAAATATGCGTTACCCGCGCCCAATTTGCGCCTTTTTGCATATAAGGAGATAGCGCGGCGGAAAATGCAATTAAACTAGTCATGCCTAGTCCTGCCAACAGGTGAGGCCCGACAAACAATTTACCATTATTAATGTAGGTGACAGCCATACCACCAACTGCACCGGCTACGAGTAGACCCAAGAGGATCGACCCCATTTGGTAGTGTCTGATATTATACTTACCTTTGATTAATTCTTTTTTTTCTTCACCTTGAGCATTTCTGGTACGCTGTACTTGCAGCCCCAGGTAAGCAGCATAAAGCGAGAGTGCTAATAGTACCCACATGATGACTGGGTGAAGGAAGTTCAGCCAGTACTTAAATGATGCAGAAAGTTCCAAATTCATAGTGTTCTCGCCTGATTATTAAATCTTCATAAAATTTAGCATAACTCTATGTTCAGTATTCGTAGAAGTATTGAGTTCACAGTTGAGATAATATAACTGTGTTTTTCTTATGCTCGATTCCCGCTCTCATCCTACTTCTTCAGCGATAGGATGATCTCGCGTTGCTGAATGATGGGATGATTTTTTTCTCGCGCATAGACGCGGAGCGGCTTCCCGCAGGGTAGGCGCAAAGGCGCAAAGAAAAGAACGCTAATAACGGCTTTTGGATGAGCTTAATCTGTTACACCCCCTCTTGCAAAAGTGGATAAACAATCTCAGACTAAGTTTTAAGGTTTCAAAGAAGTCTGCTGGTGCGGAATCTCATCCATGACTGAAAATAACGATATTTCGCTGGTGATGGCTGCTAAAAGTGGTGATATCAAACGGCTGTGTGGACTGATAGCGGCTGGTGTTAAGGTGGACGTGTGCGATCGCGATGGCACTACGGCGTTAATGTTTGCTGCGAATTTAGGCTACACGGAAATTGTGCGATCGCTGCTGGATGCAGGTGCTAATATTAATTTGCCCAGAAGGCGCTATGGCTTGACGGCTTTGATGTTGGCTGCGAGTGCTAATCAACTAGATACTGTCAAGCTTTTGGTTGCTAGAGGTGCTGATGTCAATGTTGTCAATGAAGATGGCAGCACGGCGTTGATGGCAGCAGCGGTTAAGGGTTATGTTGATGTGGTGAAAGTTTTGTTAGCTGCCGGCGCCCTGGTGGATGTCGCCGATCAAGATAATGACACAGCTTTAAAGTTGGCAGTTAAACAAGGACATGCCATTATAGTTGAGAGCTTACTACAAAAAAACGCAAATGTCAATATCCAAGATGAAGATGGCGAAACATTGCTGATGATTGCTGCAGATTTGGGACATTTGCATGTGGTGGAAACTTTGTTGGCTACTGGGGCTGATGTGCAAATAAAAAACGCCGCTGGTGGAACAGCGCTGTTAGCAGCTGCGGCTGGGGGACAAAGTGCGATCGCTACAACTTTACTTGATCGCGGTGCTGATGTTAATCTGCAAGATGAAGATGGGGAAACTGCGCTACATCTGGCTGTTGTCGAGGGTTACATTGATGTAGTGGAGGTGTTACTTAATCGGGGTGCGGATGCAAAAATTAGAAACCATTTAGGTGATACACCAATACTAGTAGCAGCGTTGCAAGGACACAGCCAAATAGTTGAGCTGCTGTTGCGTTCTGGTGTAGACATTAATCAGAAAAATCTGGGTGAAACCCCTTTGACACTAGCTGCATCCCAAGGACATACTCAAACGGTGCGGGTGTTACTGGATGGTGGTGCGGATGTTAATTTACCTAGCGACGACGGGAAAACGGCTTTAATTAAAGCAGCAGAACGTCACCGCATTGAGGTAATGCAGTTATTACTAGCTCAGGGAGCTAATGTGAATTTTCAAGATGCTGCTGGAGCAACAGCGTTAATGTGGGCGGCTTCTGGAGGTAATCGCCAAGCTGTAGAGATATTACTACAAGCCGGAGCGGATGTAAATTTGCGAAATCGCGGCGGATATACGGCTTTGATGCTGGCTGAATTTAATGGCTTTAGGGATGTGGTGCGGAGTTTGCGAACATCTGGGGCCCAGGAGTAATGATATTTATTTGAAATTTTGGAGATGAAGCAAAAGCAACATCTCTACATTTATAGGACTCATATTTGATTTTGAGAAAAAACTCATTACACTTTTATTCCTTCTTCCCTATTCCCTATATATTCATATCAGGAGTAAAACTCTATAAGAAGAAATTGAAACACCAAGATAGAGAAGGCAAAATGCTTGCACTTCACCAATATTAAGGAAGCAAAAATTAATCGGGAAATCTACCTTTTATTTTTTAACTTTTGCCTGTTCTCTCTCTTGGCGTTTCCTACTGTGCTAGATGTGAATAATATATAGTTTTTAATTTGGGAGAAAAGTATTCTAGCGATCACTTTTGATGTATCATACTGAACCTGAATGGTAATAACCCAAATATTGAGGTTAATTCGCCGATATTCACAGAATTATCGATAAATTAAAATTTTCCATGCATCAAAAAACCTCTAACTCGCAGAATAATCAACAAGTTTTGTGGGTGGGAATTGGTTGTCAGCGCGGTACTTCATGGGAGTTGATAGCGACAGCAATTGAGCAAGTGTGTAGAGATTATCAATTGAATGAAAGTGCGATCGCAGGTATTGCTACCATTGATACTAAAGCCTCAGAAGCGGGTTTAGTAGAAC is a genomic window of Fortiea contorta PCC 7126 containing:
- a CDS encoding DUF1997 domain-containing protein, which produces MLSRNGEYQSLEITEVIFPVVSGLAEAEDALTGTNVATPTKFYGRYEDYMEMCAPVQTVAEYLNAHALWFTRCAEPMKVQPLGENGYALIIGKFGAFGYDVEPKVGLELLPPDSGIYRIRTIPIPDYHPPGYDVDYRASLQLLECGDEVTRVEWELDLVVDIHFPRFIHRLPKSLIQSTGDRLLNQIVRQVSRRLTRKVQEDFIQSLGLAAQDGLQRKK
- a CDS encoding DUF4079 domain-containing protein, producing the protein MNLELSASFKYWLNFLHPVIMWVLLALSLYAAYLGLQVQRTRNAQGEEKKELIKGKYNIRHYQMGSILLGLLVAGAVGGMAVTYINNGKLFVGPHLLAGLGMTSLIAFSAALSPYMQKGANWARVTHILLNFTLLGLFTWQAVTGVQIVQRILTNA
- a CDS encoding ankyrin repeat domain-containing protein, whose translation is MTENNDISLVMAAKSGDIKRLCGLIAAGVKVDVCDRDGTTALMFAANLGYTEIVRSLLDAGANINLPRRRYGLTALMLAASANQLDTVKLLVARGADVNVVNEDGSTALMAAAVKGYVDVVKVLLAAGALVDVADQDNDTALKLAVKQGHAIIVESLLQKNANVNIQDEDGETLLMIAADLGHLHVVETLLATGADVQIKNAAGGTALLAAAAGGQSAIATTLLDRGADVNLQDEDGETALHLAVVEGYIDVVEVLLNRGADAKIRNHLGDTPILVAALQGHSQIVELLLRSGVDINQKNLGETPLTLAASQGHTQTVRVLLDGGADVNLPSDDGKTALIKAAERHRIEVMQLLLAQGANVNFQDAAGATALMWAASGGNRQAVEILLQAGADVNLRNRGGYTALMLAEFNGFRDVVRSLRTSGAQE